The following is a genomic window from Carassius auratus strain Wakin chromosome 15, ASM336829v1, whole genome shotgun sequence.
TAGTATGTGGGTATGATTtcatatatagaaaaaaatctcTCTTAAACAATTGGTATTTTGGACACGTATTTTTCTCGATTCAATGCTGATATAACATCGCATTTTATAACAGGATATAAAAGatgttgtaaattattttaataatactttcgCAAGGACAATAACGTTATATTTTATTGATTACTTTTGTAAAATGaaacatatttacatagaaataaacaacaaatattgACAAACGACATATAAAGAATCTCAAAACACGCTTAAAGAGACAAAAGATTAGAAAATGACATTAATTAAGAGTCGAACTGTAACGTGAATGTAAACAAAACTGTCAAATACAGCATTCGCTTCTTATTCTGCTGGGTTTTAAAGACTTAATATGACTGAACATTAGTTTAAAGCGTTAATTTGTTTTACCTGTTGTAAAACGAgctctctttcttctcttttgGACTCTTTTCTTGATTTTATGCTGTTTGCGCTCTCAAAACTCCCTCCGTACGCTGCCATGATGCTGCCGCCAACGCGCCCCAACTGTCGCGAAGATCTACCGTAATGCGTCTGTCGCAGCGGATGCTACTCGCCTGTTTCCCTCCAGGGGGCGATTGATGCTGCTGAGCCCAATTGAGACGCATTGAAGCCTAAGGAcggatacatttttacagcaaaaTCATATATTCATGATTTTAAGACGAATCGAGATGTTCGTGCTTCATACACTGTTAAAGCGCATTTATTAAAAAGCATGCGCAGTACGGAAGGTGTTCACGACAGTGATGACGCGTTTGAGACAGCAATATGAAATCGCATGATGTGagttttaataacaaaaacattaaatacacaaAAACGGGAGGGGAGAGGAGATAGAGACAGAAGGTAAAACAAATCAACACTCTAAATTGACATTTTCTATGCATGTTGGCTACATAGGTGGGTAACATGCAATGTAACACTTGGCTGTTTAAACTGCTTTAATTAAATGCCACGAGATGAATTTATGAattatgcagttttatttattatgattaatgTGAAACCACACTGTGTTCGCTGTTGTCCCTTGAACATAAGCATCAGCGTTATAAGTGATGTATCACTTGCATCACGTGTACTGTtgtgttgaaatatataaataaaaataaattaaaagtaatattattaattatttggcTTTGAGTCAAGGTGTGTTCTCAAATGCATGGGAGAAGAGAAACTTACAAACTGTGTAATAGAATCAGGCGAAATTAAAAAGACAGGTATaataattagcataaaacaaatactaacttattatttttgtcttttaggACAGAACTAGTCCTTTGGCCCATTCACAGCTCAGGCTGCTATCATATTCACATCATCCTACAAGAGAGGAACAATCTCCAGGTGTAACAagtgaaataaatgtagaatgtaTACTACGGTAAAGacagagtttattaaagaggagattgAAGACATGAGTGATCCAGAACCATCCAGAAtgaaacatgaagatactgaggaacaaacaggttggtgtccATTCATGATCGATTATTATGATTGCTAAGGaatattaataaagcaaatcTCCAGTTGAAATCTTGTGGCTCTGTTTACAAAATCGTACACATTATAAGAATGTTTTTCCATTAAGttattaaaacattcaaaatctcccatatttaaactgttttaaaaacgTGCTTTTATTAGTCATGTGAACATTCCATTTTAGAATTTTGTAAACATTAAGGGAATGTTactttttgaatgttctctgaatgttctgaaacgaggagtaacatttaaaaaaaaacattaaatgaacgTTCCACCAAAACTTTCCAAGAACAATGAAAGAATAATATTTTGAGAACATTATCAAAGACGTTCTACATTCTATTAACCTTACTAAAATAATTTCCAGAATGAATGTTGcatgaaatacatttacattttttttaccctTGTATAGTGATCAAATGGCATTGATTGAGCATGATAGAATTTAATTCTAGcatatcaaatataattttaattgacTTTGTGTGTACGTCTGTGTGTGTTctttgcagacttgacacacttaAAAGAAGAAAGTGAAGAACTGGTGGAAATGGAGGAGAAACATCACAATCAGGACACTTTCAGAACTGAAGGAATGTGTTCGGAGACTGAGAAGAAATCTCAAAGAAGCGAAGCCAAAAACCCCTTCACATGTCCAAAGTGCGGGAAGAGCTTTACGCGTAGAGACAGCCTTAAGGAGCATCTACGAATTCACACGGGAGAGAAGCCCTTCAGCTGCCATCactgcgggaagagtttcacgcGGAAAGAGAGCCTGAAGTATCACCTGCGGATTCACAgcggagagaaaccatacacctGCCATCAGTGCGGAAAGAGCTTCACCTTCAAAAACAACCTCAAGGTTCACCTGAGAATACACTCCAGGGAGAAGCTGTTCATCTGCCCTCAGTGCGGAAAGGGCTTAACGTGTAAAAAAGGTCTTAAGAATCACATAAGGGTTCACTCGGGAGAGAAGCCTTTCAAATGCCATCACTGCGCAAAGAGTTTTAAATGGGCGCACAGTCTCAATAATCACCTGCATTCTCATTCTGGCGTGAAGCCTTTTAATTGTGTTCACTGCGGAGAAGGTTTCACGTCGTCATCCATCCTGAAAAACCACCTGAAGGTCCACGCGAACGAGAGGCCGTACGTGTGCTCCTTGTGCGGAAAGAGCTTCATATGGCCGGGCAATTTTAAAGAGCACCAGAAAAGACACAGCGGGGAGAGAGACCACGTGTGCTTTGAGTGCGGCAAGACCTTCACCACAGCCAAACGTCTGAAGGAGCACCAgaggattcacaccggagagaaaccctACAAGTGCACGCTCTGTGACAAGAGCTTCACTCAGTCGGGATCGCTGAAGGTTCACGAGCGAGtgcacactggagagaaaccatatcaCTGCCCTTCATGTGGGAGGAGTTTCTCACAGCTAACCAATCTTATTACTCATATTAAAAAACACTGCAAGAAATCATCACGCTCTTAAAGATGAACATGCTTTGAGATGCCGTAGAAGAACCGTTTtgtctaaatgtttttttgtggtggaagaaggttcttcagattctaaaaagtatttttataaggaagtttgactgaatggttcttctatggcatcgctgtgaagcacatttattttttaagagagaCGGTCAAGTGTTTTTTATGCTCAACCTTGACAAAACAATTCTATTATAATtcgaaataacagttttctgttaatatattgttgaatgtaatttattgctgtgatcaaagctgaattttcagcatcattactgcattcATTCAATTATTTGGCTCTTGTGTATAATTCGCTGACTGTACATGAGAAATAAAAAAGTCCAATCTTGCACAATATTGTGTCAGGTGACCTGCTACATTTGAATTcatcaaaacatgaaataaatcaatatcATGACAATCTGAAGATTATGTATCGATTGGAAAAAGCTATTTCATCAATTTGTTTGATAGTGTGAATTATAGGCGCCTATTTATCTGCAGACACTGTTTGGCTAAAAAGCATCTCATTATTATATAGAAAGATAAAGAGTTAAgggaaataaatgcaataatatttaaatgtaaaaagaataAACCCAAAGAAAAGGTtgcaatcaacaaacagcttgtTTTCAAAATCCTATAAAAGCTAAGCAAACGTAGACTACCagtaattaaacacatttatttaaagtacaCAGATTTTAAACGCATGCAATGAATAAAACGTCTTCCAGGATAATATCGGTCGATTGTTTTTAGTGAATTAATAACATAAACATGAGCTGTGTAACTCAGTTCATGACTCCAAAGCTGATTTGTTCAATCAGTCAGATCAAAATCCTATcaaattttgcattttttgttttatttaaatatgaatcctattgtttttttttttatctgtggcAGAAAGGGGCTTCCATAGTCAAGTATTTATGTGAAGATAAATATAACTTAGCTATATTAGGTTATCATTATTGAAATTCATTTTTTAACCCAtctttatattaaaacaattcctatgattttataattattatacttttttaatgaattgtataattattgcattatatgattctataattattaattacagcCAGCACAAATGGTGAACGTATGTGTTTGTCACGTGTTTTGAATCATCAATGGACACCAAGCTGGACACCAATCTAAACCAAAACTCATTTGATGCGGATTCAAATCTCAAACTTGACTTTAACTGGAGACGTTtgcaaatataataattttaaatcatttatagtttTATTACCATTGAGACAAAACAATGAAGATAATTTTAAATCAATGCAGGATTTCAAAGTAGCTATTGTCCTAATTGTGGGATGCAACGTTTTGTTTGACACGTGAAGATCACGAAGAAAGTTTTCTGTCTCTACTTGCGTCCTTACAACTCAATATTATATCTGAGACTCCTTCAGATATCaaccaaacattaaaatgtttgtttacatgtaTTTCTATTTAGTTAGTATCATATCTAAAATCCAGACAATATGCAAATTTAGGCATTACACTCAGGGTCACTGCACATATATTGTAGGCTATAGACAAAAGCAACTAAG
Proteins encoded in this region:
- the LOC113114698 gene encoding gastrula zinc finger protein XlCGF8.2DB, encoding MYTTVKTEFIKEEIEDMSDPEPSRMKHEDTEEQTDLTHLKEESEELVEMEEKHHNQDTFRTEGMCSETEKKSQRSEAKNPFTCPKCGKSFTRRDSLKEHLRIHTGEKPFSCHHCGKSFTRKESLKYHLRIHSGEKPYTCHQCGKSFTFKNNLKVHLRIHSREKLFICPQCGKGLTCKKGLKNHIRVHSGEKPFKCHHCAKSFKWAHSLNNHLHSHSGVKPFNCVHCGEGFTSSSILKNHLKVHANERPYVCSLCGKSFIWPGNFKEHQKRHSGERDHVCFECGKTFTTAKRLKEHQRIHTGEKPYKCTLCDKSFTQSGSLKVHERVHTGEKPYHCPSCGRSFSQLTNLITHIKKHCKKSSRS